From one Rhopalosiphum padi isolate XX-2018 chromosome 2, ASM2088224v1, whole genome shotgun sequence genomic stretch:
- the LOC132919243 gene encoding WW domain-containing adapter protein with coiled-coil: MVMHARKLQRISDGYYDKNPSHQYQNSKYLVSKNSSSDQKYGSVRGNGTSYPSPGRGSPSRDRSYSSKSSYHSQKSHRDKERDSRDYKSRNSDKYSDYSRSPKDRRSRDEYRTNHDRISPEKMVVHSVKWSNSRDSRDSRESGQRKVVHSSCQSSSSSSNNRESRSGGSSTVTKVGDWSEHTSSSGKKYYYNCKTEVSQWDQPREWLEAYPASQPSRTQYHHDKHSNNSMMRSSSMNNHVNKVSQQSSQQQVNCTSRPTHHQKDAYWNQMRSNNLPINVSQSHHVSECNVDRLEQDGPTIINSCDSSQTQDMELCSGDSTPTSEKSFQLSNVPAQRHSSSTPQSQVKGAEVNSEPCERTNVDVGSTTPPLSNITQNLVDSSTSNNITERSPPTPANTETNNTQEVKGSPVTSHAEQVAQVNNVMSYRQLGTTSSPVVSNLVRDDLTSHVKTWPGDILAKQAQKLNEEAHILGSVHCSRVSAELKYARSIVRLTEVQASLLEHKVLFLQQQIKTLEKLKSENSFMGEGDEGRTT; encoded by the exons ATGGTAATGCATGCGAGGAAACTTCAAAGGATTAGTGATGG GTATTATGACAAGAACCCGTCCCATCAGTATCAG aattcCAAATACTTAGTTTCAAAAAATTCTAGCAGTGATCAAAAGTATGGCAGTGTTAGGGGAAATGGTACCTCATATCCAAGTCCTGGTCGAGGAAGTCCATCACGAGATCGATCATATTCAAGCAAAAGTTCATATCATTCTCAAAAAAGTCACAGAGATAAGGAGAGAGATTCTCGAGACTATAAATCTAGGAATAGTGATAAATATTCTG attatAGTAGGTCACCAAAAGATAGACGAAGTAGAGATGAATATAGAACAAACCACGATCGGATTAGTCCGGaa aaaatggtTGTACATTCTGTGAAATGGTCAAATTCTAGGGATTCTAGAGATTCTAGAGAATCTGGTCAACGAAAAGTTGTTCATAGCTCTTGTcag agTAGCAGCAGTAGTAGTAATAACCGCGAATCCAGGTCTGGCGGAAGTTCAACTGTCACTAAAGTTGGTGATTGGTCTGAACATACAAGTTCTTCAggcaaaaaatactattataattgtaaaactgAAGTATCACAATGGGATCAGCCAAGAGAATGGTTAGAAGCTTATCCAGCATCTCAACCTTCTCGAACACAATACCACCATg acaaacATTCCAATAACTCTATGATGAGATCATCATCAATGAACAATCATGTGAACAAAGTTTCACAGCAGTCATCTCAACAACAAGTTAATTGTACAAGTAGACCAACTCACCATCAAAAAGATGCTTATTGGAATCAAATGAGAAGTAATAATCTTCCAATAAATGTCTCGCAATCTCATCATGTGTCTGAGTGTAATGTAGATAGGCTTGAACAGGATGgaccaacaataataaattcct gcgATTCATCGCAAACTCAAGACATGGAATTATGTAGTGGCGACAGCACTCCTACTTCAGAAAAGTCCTTTCAACTATCAAATGTACCTGCACAAAGGCACAGTTCTTCTACTCCTCAATCACAA gtaaaaGGAGCTGAAGTCAATAGTGAACCATGTGAAAGAACAAATGTTGATGTTGGATCAACAACACCGCCATTATCTAATATAACTCAGAATTTAGTTGATTCATCAACATCCAACAATATTACTGAACGAAGTCCACCCACTCCTGCAAACACAGAAACTAATAATACCCAAGAAGTTAAag gGAGTCCTGTAACAAGCCATGCAGAACAAGTTGCCCAAGTCAACAATGTAATGAGTTACAGACAGCTTGGAACAACATCGTCCCCAGTAGTGTCAAACTTAGTACGGGATGATTTAACATCACACGTTAAAACCTGGCCAGGCGATATTTTAGCAAAacag gCACAAAAGTTAAATGAAGAAGCCCATATATTAGGAAGTGTACACTGTTCACGGGTATCTGCGGAACTCAAATATGCAAGGTCTATTGTTCGTTTGACTGAAGTGCAAGCATCTTTATTAGAACACaa gGTGTTATTTTTACAGcaacaaattaaaactttagaaaaattaaaatctgaaaATTCGTTTATGGGTGAAGGAGATGAAGGAAGGAcgacttaa